The following are from one region of the Leptospira neocaledonica genome:
- a CDS encoding vWA domain-containing protein gives MFSFRMLKFSSHLHNEKLKYILIVSLLLSPSFIGSDNSPELTMPGQPESSKLFILDASGSMNEYLGIYQKVHLAKKYVRHYVDKLPEETEVGFIAYGNRLPGCQSSRLYQPLEKGNRPGFQNKLFGLTPSGATPLAESIRIAGDYIIRRKSPTDLILVTDGIESCYGNPEKELQVLQQKGVNFKMHILGLGLKPDEKRIMQSLAKTGNGKYYNVGEDSDFFLAMEDLLKQEPQTKRTEIEPEKRYPKIRISDIEKRQTDSEENFYRVKFVFENSDSDNQCVILNLKRRSSTFSKTQNWNPQRTTEPERVLRTEQTCFQTRKGEGEFQISAPAHLPLNLELELWDTKGIPSSVDKSGERNLTE, from the coding sequence ATGTTCTCTTTCCGAATGTTAAAATTCAGCTCTCATCTTCATAATGAAAAGTTAAAGTATATCCTAATCGTATCTTTACTTCTAAGTCCTTCTTTCATAGGCTCGGATAATTCTCCCGAACTAACAATGCCTGGACAACCGGAAAGTTCCAAACTATTCATTCTAGATGCAAGCGGCTCAATGAACGAATATCTAGGAATTTACCAAAAAGTCCATCTTGCAAAAAAGTATGTTCGTCATTATGTAGATAAACTGCCGGAAGAGACAGAGGTAGGTTTTATCGCTTATGGAAATCGCCTCCCTGGTTGTCAATCTTCCAGACTCTATCAACCTTTAGAAAAAGGAAATCGTCCCGGTTTTCAAAATAAACTTTTTGGACTCACTCCTTCCGGGGCAACTCCGCTTGCAGAATCAATTCGAATTGCAGGCGATTATATTATCCGTAGAAAATCTCCTACTGATTTAATCTTAGTAACCGACGGAATTGAAAGTTGTTATGGAAATCCTGAAAAAGAACTCCAAGTGTTACAACAAAAAGGAGTAAATTTTAAAATGCATATCCTAGGCCTCGGATTGAAGCCGGATGAAAAAAGGATCATGCAATCTTTAGCAAAAACAGGAAATGGAAAATATTATAATGTAGGAGAGGATAGCGACTTCTTTCTCGCGATGGAAGATCTTTTAAAACAAGAACCTCAAACTAAACGAACAGAAATAGAACCTGAAAAACGGTATCCTAAGATCAGGATCTCGGATATTGAAAAAAGACAAACCGATTCGGAAGAAAATTTTTATAGAGTTAAATTCGTTTTCGAAAATTCAGATTCTGATAACCAATGTGTGATCTTAAATCTAAAAAGAAGAAGTTCTACTTTTTCCAAAACTCAAAACTGGAATCCACAACGAACTACCGAACCGGAAAGAGTTTTACGAACAGAACAGACCTGTTTCCAAACTAGGAAAGGAGAAGGAGAATTTCAGATCTCTGCTCCCGCGCATCTTCCTTTAAATTTGGAATTGGAACTTTGGGACACAAAGGGTATCCCAAGTTCAGTGGATAAAAGTGGAGAAAGAAATCTTACAGAGTAA
- a CDS encoding histidine phosphatase family protein, with amino-acid sequence MEIFLVRHTTPEVEPGTCYGKSDLGLPSSFEKEAEKVLELLPKKVHSIRTSPLFRCYSLAEYISKHLESKSIAPAWKVDSNIQELDFGDWEGRLWEDLPRSETDPWMEDYVNRRPPGGETYSELKTRILKSWEEGLQEAKSWENFKKEEGDTSEYKTIWVSHGGPIRCLSSIVLGFPLQNSFRLVLEYGSVSCFKIRFGESESYPQLVYWNKK; translated from the coding sequence ATGGAAATCTTTTTAGTCCGACATACAACGCCGGAAGTAGAACCAGGAACCTGCTACGGTAAATCGGATCTAGGACTACCTTCTAGTTTTGAAAAAGAAGCGGAGAAGGTTCTGGAACTTCTTCCTAAAAAAGTACATTCGATTCGTACTAGCCCATTATTCAGATGTTATAGTCTGGCAGAATATATCAGCAAACATCTGGAATCAAAATCAATTGCTCCGGCTTGGAAAGTGGACTCGAATATTCAAGAGTTGGATTTCGGTGATTGGGAAGGACGTTTGTGGGAGGACCTACCCAGATCGGAAACCGATCCTTGGATGGAAGACTACGTAAACAGAAGACCTCCCGGTGGAGAAACCTACTCGGAATTAAAGACCAGGATCTTAAAATCCTGGGAAGAAGGTCTGCAAGAAGCAAAGTCCTGGGAAAACTTCAAAAAAGAAGAAGGGGACACTTCAGAATACAAAACCATTTGGGTCAGTCACGGAGGACCAATCCGATGTTTGTCTTCTATCGTATTAGGCTTTCCTTTACAGAATTCGTTTCGACTGGTATTAGAATATGGATCTGTTTCTTGTTTTAAAATCCGTTTTGGGGAATCGGAATCTTATCCTCAGCTTGTTTATTGGAACAAGAAGTAA